A window of Marispirochaeta aestuarii contains these coding sequences:
- a CDS encoding amidohydrolase family protein — MIESMPVVDAHHHFWDIPGNYHPWLCDDPMIPFRYGDYTALRKPFMPRDYESASRKFTVIKSVTVEAEWNPQDPLGETRWIHRVADEFGRPHAHVAQAWLDSRNAEEILAGQAEFPLVRGIRHKPAGSERPLPGTTAEPGGLSDPAFQRGYSLLARYGLSFDLQTPWWHLPEALKLGEKFPETLIILNHTGLPSDRSTEGLSAWRSAMKTFAQFPNAMVKISGLGLPGKPWLLEDNRGIILDTLEIFGLERCMFASNFPVDSLVGDFDTIFSGFLEAVRDLDPGEKRKLFVENALRIYRIDA; from the coding sequence ATGATCGAATCCATGCCTGTTGTTGACGCCCATCATCACTTCTGGGACATTCCCGGGAATTACCATCCCTGGCTCTGCGATGACCCGATGATACCCTTCCGCTATGGAGATTATACCGCCCTGCGCAAACCCTTTATGCCGAGGGATTACGAATCGGCAAGCAGGAAATTCACGGTGATAAAGAGTGTCACCGTGGAAGCGGAATGGAATCCCCAGGATCCTCTGGGGGAAACCCGCTGGATACACCGGGTTGCCGATGAGTTTGGACGTCCCCATGCACATGTGGCCCAGGCATGGCTCGACAGCAGGAATGCAGAGGAGATCCTGGCCGGGCAGGCGGAATTTCCCCTTGTCCGGGGCATCCGCCACAAACCGGCTGGCTCTGAAAGACCTCTTCCGGGAACCACAGCAGAACCCGGCGGCCTGAGCGATCCCGCATTTCAGCGGGGATACTCACTTCTTGCCCGGTACGGACTCAGTTTCGACCTGCAAACCCCATGGTGGCATCTGCCGGAGGCTCTGAAACTTGGTGAGAAATTTCCGGAAACCCTGATTATCCTGAACCACACGGGCCTTCCCAGCGACCGAAGCACCGAAGGTCTTTCCGCCTGGCGCTCTGCGATGAAGACCTTCGCACAATTCCCCAATGCAATGGTCAAAATCTCCGGTCTCGGTCTTCCGGGAAAACCCTGGCTCCTGGAGGATAACCGGGGCATTATTCTGGATACCCTTGAAATTTTCGGTCTCGAACGCTGCATGTTCGCCAGCAACTTTCCTGTGGACTCCCTGGTTGGGGATTTCGATACAATCTTCTCCGGCTTCCTCGAAGCGGTCCGCGATCTGGATCCTGGGGAAAAACGCAAACTGTTCGTGGAGAATGCCCTTCGCATATACCGGATAGATGCATAG